A window of Acinetobacter sp. TR3 contains these coding sequences:
- a CDS encoding MBL fold metallo-hydrolase, which yields MIYNIHHLHCGSFCPVCAPLFGQKGWKAHLVCHCLLIETDRGLVLIDTGLGTQDYLHTEQRLGSLLTQFGSIVPNLKLSAIEQIQKLGLRPEDVQHIFVTHLDFDHAGGISDFPNATVHILASEFNATQSLSAKGKLRYKTEQFKQHRHWNFAEHTDGEAWFNLQKVQGLPFFQDEILMIPLIGHTAGHCGIAIKKAEGWILFCGDAYYTHLELNPKNKLRALDLTERLLAEDNRQRLHNLKQLQYLAQHEPSIELICAHDPVEFDRYQ from the coding sequence ATGATCTATAACATCCATCATCTCCATTGCGGAAGCTTCTGCCCTGTTTGTGCGCCCCTATTTGGACAGAAAGGCTGGAAAGCACATCTAGTTTGTCATTGCCTACTTATTGAAACTGATCGAGGTCTGGTTTTAATTGATACAGGCTTAGGTACACAGGACTATTTGCACACTGAACAACGTCTAGGTTCATTACTGACTCAATTTGGTTCGATTGTGCCCAATCTCAAATTAAGTGCCATCGAACAAATTCAAAAATTAGGTTTACGCCCTGAAGATGTGCAACATATCTTTGTCACACATCTTGATTTTGATCATGCAGGTGGTATCTCAGATTTTCCTAATGCAACCGTGCATATTTTAGCTTCTGAGTTTAATGCAACGCAATCGCTCTCTGCTAAAGGAAAGCTCCGCTATAAAACAGAACAATTTAAACAACATCGCCATTGGAATTTTGCCGAACATACAGATGGTGAGGCGTGGTTTAATCTGCAAAAAGTCCAAGGTCTTCCTTTTTTCCAAGATGAAATATTGATGATTCCATTGATTGGTCATACTGCTGGACATTGTGGTATTGCAATTAAAAAAGCTGAAGGCTGGATTTTATTTTGTGGCGATGCGTATTACACCCATTTAGAACTCAATCCAAAAAACAAATTGAGAGCCTTAGATCTTACTGAACGTTTATTGGCAGAAGATAATCGACAAAGGTTACATAACCTTAAACAGTTACAATATCTTGCTCAACATGAACCGAGTATTGAGTTAATTTGTGCGCATGATCCTGTTGAATTTGATCGTTATCAATAA
- a CDS encoding SPOR domain-containing protein has protein sequence MSMNNKQRWMGGVVLLGGGVLLAALLLKGNDEIGHDKAQTAITHPIPKTEPKTQTAQSTQEGEMVSLQPLAVDVETEKRLLEEQRRSREKAVAEQEARAADFLKMQQEAEAAAARKAAEEYAAINARRTAEQESSDNIPPELGEDDKAKAQRLVEEKKKAEQQKVDQQKMDTEKKLVEDKRKVDAEKKLAEEKRKAESEKKAEEDKRKAEADKKALEEKRKAEADKKVAEDKRKAEADKKAADEKKHKVEADKKAADEKKRKADAEKKAEAEKARDLMENGDKKWMVQVALAANQANADAVVSKLRAKGYKVTTSPTSKGIRIMVGPSKDRDVADAARKKITSDESLNMKSAWVIDWVPLDQR, from the coding sequence AATAGGACATGACAAAGCGCAAACGGCAATTACACACCCAATTCCTAAAACAGAACCTAAAACTCAAACAGCTCAATCGACCCAAGAAGGTGAAATGGTTTCATTACAACCATTAGCCGTAGATGTCGAGACAGAAAAAAGATTGCTTGAAGAACAACGCCGTTCTCGTGAGAAAGCCGTTGCTGAACAAGAAGCACGTGCAGCTGATTTTCTAAAAATGCAGCAAGAAGCAGAAGCAGCTGCGGCACGCAAGGCTGCGGAAGAATATGCTGCAATTAATGCACGCCGTACAGCCGAACAGGAAAGCTCTGATAACATTCCTCCAGAGCTTGGCGAAGATGATAAAGCTAAAGCACAACGACTTGTTGAAGAAAAGAAAAAAGCTGAACAACAAAAAGTAGATCAGCAGAAAATGGATACCGAAAAAAAGTTAGTTGAGGATAAACGTAAGGTAGACGCTGAAAAAAAGTTAGCCGAAGAGAAGCGTAAGGCTGAAAGTGAAAAAAAGGCTGAGGAAGATAAACGTAAAGCTGAAGCAGATAAAAAAGCGTTAGAAGAAAAGCGTAAAGCTGAGGCAGATAAGAAAGTTGCCGAAGATAAACGTAAAGCAGAAGCTGATAAAAAAGCGGCTGACGAGAAAAAGCATAAAGTAGAAGCTGATAAAAAAGCGGCTGACGAGAAAAAGCGTAAAGCTGACGCTGAGAAAAAAGCCGAAGCTGAAAAGGCTCGTGATCTCATGGAAAATGGAGATAAAAAGTGGATGGTACAAGTGGCATTGGCTGCCAACCAAGCCAATGCAGATGCAGTTGTATCTAAATTGCGTGCTAAAGGCTATAAGGTTACAACAAGCCCGACTTCAAAAGGAATTCGTATCATGGTTGGGCCATCGAAGGATCGAGATGTTGCAGATGCCGCACGAAAAAAAATTACCTCTGATGAAAGTTTAAATATGAAATCAGCGTGGGTGATTGATTGGGTTCCACTTGATCAGCGATAA
- the secA gene encoding preprotein translocase subunit SecA, with protein MLASLIGGIFGTKNERELKRMRKIVEQINALEPTISALSDADLSAKTPEFKQRFNNGESLDKLMPEAFAVCREAAKRVMGMRHYDVQLIGGITLHEGKIAEMRTGEGKTLMGTLACYLNALSGQGVHVITVNDYLAQRDAELNRPLFEFLGLSIGVIYSMQMPAEKAEAYFADITYGTNNEFGFDYLRDNMVFSLQEKKQRGLSYAIIDEVDSILIDEARTPLIISGQSEDSSHLYQLINSIPPTLRPQKEEKVADGGHFWVDEKQRSVEMTEVGYETVEQELIRMGLLAEGESLYSATNLNLVHHVTAAIRAHYLYQKNVHYIIGVNPQTQKEEVIIVDESTGRTMPGRRWSEGLHQAVEAKENMEIQPENQTLATTTFQNYFRLYKKLSGMTGTADTEAAEMKEIYGLDVVLIPTHRPMVRQDHNDLIYLNRNGKYNAIIEEISNIRQKGVAPILIGTATIEASEILSSKLLQAGIHHEVLNAKQHEREADIIAQAGSPNAVTIATNMAGRGTDILLGGNWKAKLAKIENPTSEDETRLQAQWEKDHEDVLSSGGLHIIGSERHESRRIDNQLRGRAGRQGDPGVSRFYLSLEDDLMRIFAGDRVVAMMRAMGLQENEAIEHKMVSRSIENAQRKVEARNFDIRKNLLKYDDVNNEQRKIIYTQRDEVLAESTLQDYIEEMHHEVIKGVIANFIPPESIHDQWDIQGLENALRTDLGIELPVQQWLDQDRRLDEEGLVARISDEVIARYRQRREQMGDESAAMLERHFMLNSLDRHWKDHLAAMDYLRQGIHLRGYAQKNPEQEYKKEAFNLFVNMLGIIKSDVVTDLSRVHVPTAEELAELEAQQQRQAESMRLSFEHDDVDGLTGEVTISEESGSLSGNAVFPVPESRNAPCPCGSGLKYKQCHGKI; from the coding sequence ATGTTGGCAAGTCTGATCGGAGGTATCTTCGGTACAAAAAATGAGCGCGAGCTCAAACGCATGCGTAAAATTGTTGAACAAATTAATGCGCTTGAACCGACGATATCTGCTCTTAGCGATGCAGACCTCTCTGCAAAAACTCCAGAATTCAAACAGCGTTTTAATAACGGTGAAAGTTTAGATAAATTGATGCCTGAAGCCTTTGCGGTTTGCCGTGAAGCAGCGAAACGTGTCATGGGTATGCGTCACTATGATGTGCAGTTGATCGGTGGTATTACCTTACACGAAGGTAAAATTGCTGAGATGCGTACAGGTGAGGGTAAAACCCTCATGGGTACTTTAGCATGTTATTTGAATGCATTGAGTGGTCAAGGCGTTCACGTGATTACGGTGAATGATTACTTGGCACAACGTGATGCTGAGCTGAATCGTCCGTTATTTGAATTTTTAGGTCTGAGCATTGGTGTGATTTATTCAATGCAAATGCCAGCCGAAAAAGCTGAAGCTTATTTCGCCGATATTACTTACGGTACTAACAACGAATTTGGTTTCGATTATCTTCGTGACAATATGGTATTTTCTCTACAAGAGAAAAAACAACGTGGTTTAAGCTACGCGATTATTGATGAAGTTGACTCAATTTTAATTGATGAAGCACGTACACCACTCATCATTTCTGGACAAAGTGAAGATTCATCTCATCTTTATCAGCTGATTAACAGTATCCCTCCAACATTACGCCCACAGAAAGAAGAAAAAGTAGCTGATGGTGGGCATTTCTGGGTAGATGAGAAACAACGTTCAGTTGAAATGACGGAAGTCGGTTACGAGACTGTTGAACAAGAATTAATTCGTATGGGATTGTTGGCTGAAGGTGAAAGCCTTTATTCAGCAACCAACTTGAATTTGGTTCACCATGTGACTGCTGCAATTCGCGCGCATTACTTATATCAAAAGAACGTACATTATATTATTGGCGTAAATCCACAGACTCAAAAAGAAGAAGTCATTATTGTGGATGAAAGTACTGGTCGTACTATGCCAGGTCGTCGTTGGTCTGAAGGTCTGCACCAAGCGGTTGAAGCCAAAGAAAACATGGAAATTCAACCAGAAAACCAGACATTGGCAACCACAACATTCCAAAACTATTTCCGTCTGTATAAAAAGCTTTCAGGGATGACAGGTACTGCTGATACTGAAGCTGCGGAAATGAAAGAAATTTATGGCTTAGATGTGGTGTTAATTCCAACCCATCGTCCGATGGTACGTCAAGATCATAACGATTTAATTTATTTGAATCGTAATGGTAAATACAATGCCATCATTGAAGAGATCAGCAATATTCGTCAGAAAGGTGTTGCACCTATTTTGATTGGTACTGCGACGATTGAAGCCAGTGAAATTTTATCTTCAAAATTGCTGCAAGCAGGCATCCATCATGAAGTTTTAAACGCAAAACAACATGAGCGTGAAGCAGATATTATTGCACAAGCTGGTAGCCCAAATGCTGTCACGATTGCAACCAATATGGCGGGTCGTGGTACGGATATTTTGCTCGGTGGTAACTGGAAAGCGAAACTTGCCAAAATTGAAAATCCAACATCTGAAGATGAAACTCGTTTACAGGCGCAGTGGGAAAAAGACCACGAAGATGTTTTAAGTTCTGGTGGTTTACATATCATCGGTTCTGAACGTCATGAATCACGCCGTATTGATAACCAGCTTCGTGGTCGTGCAGGTCGTCAAGGTGACCCAGGTGTATCACGCTTCTATTTATCACTTGAAGATGATTTGATGCGTATCTTTGCGGGTGATCGTGTGGTTGCCATGATGCGTGCAATGGGCCTACAAGAAAATGAAGCCATTGAACATAAAATGGTGAGCCGCTCGATTGAAAATGCACAACGTAAAGTTGAGGCACGTAACTTTGATATTCGTAAAAACTTATTGAAGTACGATGATGTCAATAACGAACAACGTAAGATTATTTATACTCAACGTGATGAAGTCTTGGCAGAAAGTACCTTACAAGACTATATCGAAGAAATGCATCATGAAGTTATTAAAGGGGTGATTGCTAACTTTATCCCACCTGAATCAATTCATGATCAATGGGATATTCAAGGTCTAGAAAATGCACTACGTACAGATCTAGGTATTGAGCTTCCTGTTCAGCAATGGCTTGATCAAGATCGTCGTTTAGACGAGGAAGGCTTGGTCGCACGTATTTCTGATGAAGTAATTGCACGTTATCGTCAACGCCGTGAGCAAATGGGTGATGAGTCTGCTGCAATGCTTGAACGTCACTTTATGTTGAACTCACTTGATCGTCATTGGAAAGATCATTTAGCTGCGATGGATTATCTACGTCAAGGCATCCATTTACGTGGTTATGCTCAGAAAAATCCTGAGCAAGAGTATAAGAAAGAAGCGTTTAATTTGTTCGTGAACATGTTGGGTATTATTAAATCAGATGTTGTAACTGATCTATCCCGAGTTCACGTACCAACAGCAGAAGAGTTGGCTGAATTAGAAGCTCAGCAACAACGTCAAGCTGAATCTATGCGTCTTTCTTTTGAACATGATGATGTTGATGGTTTAACTGGTGAAGTGACGATTTCTGAAGAGAGTGGTAGCTTATCTGGAAATGCAGTATTTCCAGTACCAGAAAGCCGTAATGCGCCATGTCCATGTGGTTCAGGTTTAAAATATAAACAATGCCACGGTAAGATTTAA
- a CDS encoding dual specificity protein phosphatase family protein — translation MKKVLTTVVLLSTLNVSGCMQHSSLEKDQRPQNWGTLISNSHNFYQISSDVFRSEQPNIDLIPSLEAHQINTIINLRARNKDAKVLKDQPFNLVHIPINTWAINRKDLLEAMRVIQTAKQQNQKILVHCYHGSDRTGATIAMYRIIFEHWSIEDAVKEMKQGGYGYHIIWKNIDHLFTPENVKWIQQQLSNPAPI, via the coding sequence ATGAAAAAAGTGCTTACCACCGTTGTTCTTTTATCAACGCTTAATGTTTCAGGGTGTATGCAGCATTCGAGTTTAGAAAAAGACCAACGTCCTCAAAATTGGGGAACTCTTATTTCTAACAGCCATAATTTTTATCAAATTAGTTCAGATGTTTTTCGTAGCGAACAGCCGAATATTGATTTGATCCCAAGCCTTGAAGCTCATCAAATTAATACGATTATAAATTTGAGAGCTAGAAATAAAGATGCCAAAGTTTTAAAAGATCAGCCTTTTAATCTGGTACACATTCCAATCAATACTTGGGCAATCAATCGTAAAGACTTGTTAGAAGCAATGCGTGTTATTCAAACTGCTAAACAACAAAACCAGAAAATCTTAGTGCATTGCTATCATGGCTCAGATCGAACTGGTGCCACAATTGCGATGTATCGAATTATTTTTGAGCATTGGTCAATTGAAGATGCGGTTAAAGAAATGAAACAAGGAGGATACGGCTATCATATCATTTGGAAAAATATTGACCATCTTTTCACCCCTGAAAATGTAAAATGGATTCAACAACAACTTTCGAATCCAGCACCTATTTAG
- a CDS encoding peroxiredoxin — protein sequence MTLRLGDIAPNFQQDSSDGSIDFYEFLDSDWGILFSHPADFTPVCTTELGFTAKLKDEFAKRGVKAIALSVDDAESHKSWIQDINETQNTTVNFPIIADKDRKVSELYGFIHPNASETLTVRSLVIIDPNKKVRLIITYPASTGRNFNEVLRVVDSLQLTDKHKVATPANWQHGEDVVIVPSLKDEDEIKQRFPQGYTAVKPYLRLTPQPE from the coding sequence ATGACACTTCGTTTAGGCGACATTGCCCCCAATTTCCAACAAGACTCAAGTGATGGCTCTATTGATTTTTATGAATTTTTAGACAGTGATTGGGGGATTTTATTTTCACATCCAGCAGATTTCACCCCAGTTTGTACCACTGAGCTTGGTTTTACCGCTAAACTGAAAGATGAATTTGCAAAGCGTGGCGTAAAGGCAATTGCACTTTCCGTTGATGATGCTGAATCTCATAAAAGCTGGATTCAAGATATTAATGAAACACAAAATACTACCGTTAATTTCCCAATTATTGCCGATAAAGACCGTAAAGTTTCTGAGTTGTACGGCTTCATTCATCCAAATGCCAGTGAAACCTTAACAGTACGTTCGTTGGTGATCATTGACCCCAATAAAAAAGTCCGCTTAATTATTACCTACCCTGCGTCAACAGGTCGTAACTTTAATGAAGTACTGCGTGTTGTTGATTCATTGCAGCTAACGGATAAACATAAAGTGGCAACACCTGCCAATTGGCAACATGGTGAAGATGTTGTAATTGTGCCTTCATTAAAAGATGAAGATGAAATCAAACAACGCTTTCCTCAAGGCTATACCGCAGTGAAACCTTATTTACGCCTAACACCACAACCTGAGTGA
- a CDS encoding DUF6929 family protein — protein MSSGFKILEHFILSEDSSVSALSGAACVGDDLYLVGDDVGYLLKTDRKNNINRATNFEKIPLFEQPKHTTLTVFSKKTKPDFEALSCIRFDGQPQLLVMGSGSTENRKKALLYNPADHQVHVLLDTSDYDFLEHCLALTGGAELNIEAVCSDQNNLYIFQRGNINRFHGVLVFDLIKLQNGKSLESALKNSFNLTLPELEGAASGISDAYFFVEKNLIIATAAVEQTLNTYDDGAVLGSFILVLSPEGKILYTHLIQDLKGQTLAIKVEGITWLESTSDGEVFLLVTDSDGGDSEIFKILLSNSVFTNSSG, from the coding sequence ATGAGTAGCGGCTTTAAGATATTAGAACACTTTATATTGTCAGAGGATTCGAGTGTTAGTGCACTTTCTGGCGCGGCTTGTGTGGGAGATGATCTCTACTTGGTTGGAGATGATGTGGGTTACTTACTCAAAACCGATCGAAAAAATAACATCAATCGTGCGACTAATTTTGAAAAAATTCCATTATTTGAACAGCCTAAACATACGACACTAACGGTATTTAGTAAAAAAACTAAACCAGACTTTGAAGCGCTTAGCTGTATTCGCTTTGATGGACAGCCTCAGTTACTAGTGATGGGTTCAGGTTCTACAGAAAATCGAAAAAAAGCATTACTGTATAATCCAGCTGATCATCAGGTTCATGTTCTACTTGATACCTCGGATTATGATTTCTTAGAACATTGTTTGGCGTTGACTGGTGGCGCTGAGCTCAATATAGAAGCAGTTTGTTCAGATCAAAACAATTTATACATTTTTCAACGTGGCAATATTAATCGTTTTCATGGTGTTTTAGTCTTTGATTTAATAAAACTTCAAAATGGAAAATCATTAGAAAGTGCGCTGAAAAATTCATTCAATCTGACATTACCAGAGCTTGAAGGGGCAGCAAGTGGTATTTCTGATGCTTATTTTTTTGTGGAGAAAAATCTAATTATTGCCACCGCTGCTGTTGAGCAAACATTAAATACGTATGATGATGGCGCGGTGCTAGGCAGTTTTATTTTGGTGTTATCGCCAGAGGGAAAAATTTTATATACACATCTGATTCAGGATTTGAAAGGACAAACTCTTGCTATTAAAGTAGAAGGAATTACATGGTTAGAGTCGACATCTGATGGTGAGGTATTTTTATTGGTCACGGATAGCGATGGTGGTGATTCTGAAATTTTTAAAATATTACTTAGCAACTCTGTTTTTACCAATTCTTCAGGTTAG